DNA from Pseudomonas putida:
GGGTTGAAGATGATGGCAAACCAGTCCACCGGCACCACCACGCCATTGATCACTTCGTGCCCCTGGGGCGTTTGCATCCAGCTGTTGGACGCCAGGATCCAGGTGGCAGAAATCATCGTGCCCACGGCCACCATGACAGTGGCGAAAAAGTGCAGGCCACGGCCGACCTTGTGCCAGCCGAACAGCATCACCCCCAAGAAACCCGCTTCAAGGAAGAAGGCCGTCAGCACCTCGTAGGTCAGCAAGGGGCCGGTGATGCTGCCGGCGAACTGCGAGTAGAAGCTCCAGTTGGTGCCGAACTGGTAGGCCATGACCAGCCCGGAGACCACGCCCATGGCGAAGTTGACGGCGAAGATCTTCGACCAGAAGTGGTACAGGTCGAGGTAGGCGTTATCTTTTTTCCACAACCACAGGCCTTCCAGTACCGCCAGGAATGCTGCCAGGCCAATGGTGATGGCCGGGAAAATGATGTGGAAGGTAATGGTGAAACCAAACTGTATACGGGCCAGCTCCAAGGCTGTAAGGCTGAACATGGCTATGCCTCGCTCCGTTGTGAAAGACGTTGCAGCAAAGTGCGTGGGCGGGCCTGCCGATGGCTGGCTGCGGCAGCGTGCCAGCGCTGCGCCGGCACGCTGGGCGAAACCAGTGCGCTGGTGAAACCGCACTGCAGCAGCATGGCGAACTGGTCCGGCAGCAATGGCCCGGCGGCGCGCAGGTCACCGGTAAAACCGTGCCGCTCGCGCAGTAGCCTGGCCAGGGTGAAACCACGGCCATCGCGTGACTTGGCGAACTCGATCACGATCAATGTCAGCTGGCCGAGCAGTGCCCGCACCTGCGCCGGGTCCTGGTCGGCGGCCAGCCACAGGCCCTCGGCTGGCTGGCCAAAACGCATGTGGTAGTCGTCCCACTGCTGCGGCTGCAGCACCGTACGCGCAGCAAAGGTCGGCAGCGCGTCGCTGCTCGGATAACGCCAGTTATCGGTCTGAACCTGGCCCTCATGGTCAACGAGCATCACGCAACACCTCCTTGAACGGCTCGATACCGACACGGCGGTAGGTGTCGAGGAAGCGCTCGTCGTCTTCACGCAATTGCAGGTAGATGGCAACGATCGCCTCGACGATGTCGGGCACCTCCTCGAAGGGCACCGAGCGGCCCAGGATGGTCCCGACCGCCGCGTCCTCTTCGGCGCTGCCGCCCAGGGTGATCTGGTAGTTTTCATGGCCGGCCTTGTCCAGGCCGAGGATGCCGATGTGCGCCACGTGGTGGTGGGCACAGGCATTGATGCAGCCGGAGACGTTGAGCTTGAGTTCGCCGATGTCCTGTTGCCGGGCCGCGTCGAAACGCTGCGCGATGCGCTGGGCAACCGGCACCGAGCGGGCGGTGGCGAGGCTGCAGTAGTCCATGCCTGGGCAGGCGATGGTGTCGGACAACAAGCCAATGTTGCTGGTTGCCAGCCCAGCCTGGCGCAAGGCCTGCCACACGCTGTACAGATCCACCAGGCGAATGTGCGGCAGCACCACGTTCTGCTCGTGGGAGACGCGAATCTCGTTCAGCGAGTAGGCCTCGGCCAGGTCGGCCAGGGCGAGCATTTCCTCGGCGCTGATGTCGCCGGGATACCGCCGGGTGGTTTCAGCGAAATGACCGCGCTGATGTAGCCACGTTTCTTGTGCGGGTGAGTGTTGGTCCGTACCCAGCTGGCGAACGCGTTGTCGTCCGCCCGTGCGCGCAGAAAGCTGTCACACAGGCCGGGCAACGCCTCGAAGGCGGGCTGCACGAAGCGGGCATGAATGCCCTGAACGATGGCCGGCTCCAAGTACTGGTGGTCGGCCGGCAGGCTGGCGAATTCCTCCTCGATCATTTCGATGAAACGCCCAGGCTTGAGCTCACGCACCAGAATCTTGATACGTGCCTTGTACAGGTTGTCGCGCCGTCCCAGGGCGTTGTACACCCGCAAGATGGCCTCGACGTAACGCAGCAGTTCGCGCTCCGGCAACCATTCGCGCACGCGGGTGCCAACTATCGGGGTACGCCCAAGGCCACCGCCGGCATACACCTGGAAGCCGACTTCACCCTGCGCGTTGCGTTGCGCCAGGATGCCAATGTCATGGAAGCGCACGGCCGCGCGGTCCTTGGGGCTGCCGGTGATGGCGATCTTGAACTTGCGTGGCAGGTAGGTAAATTCCGGATGCTCGGTGGACCACTGCCGGAGGATCTCGGCATGTACCCGAGGGTCGAGCACTTCATCCTCGGCGGCGCCGGCAAAATGGTCGGTGGTGACGTTGCGGATGCAGTTGCCGCTGGTCTGGATGCAATGCAGGTCGGCATCGGCCAGCACCGACAGTATCTCCGGCGTATCGGCCAGGCGCGGCCAGTTGAACTGGATGTTCTGCCGGGTGGTGAGGTGGCCGTAGCCCTTGTCGTAGGTGTGCGCCACATAGGCCAGCTGGCGCAGTTGCAGCGCGCTCAAGGTGCCGTAGGGGATCGCCACACGCAGCATGTAGCCGTGCAGTTGCAGGTACAGGCCGTTCATCAGCCGGTAGACCTTGAACGCCTCTTCATCCAGCTCGCCACTCAGGCGACGGGCAACCTGCTGCTCGAACTGGCGGGCGCGGTCCTTGAGGAACTCACGCTCGAAGCGGTCGTAGCGATACACCCCTGCCTGCCCCGCCTCGACCGGCAACACCGGGCGCATGCGCGCAATGCTGCTTGGCGGTGTGCCCGCAGCCTGCTTGCCAAGGTCGCTGCGTACCGAAGGGCCACGGGCGCGCAACCGTTCACGCAGGCTTTTCGGCTCTGGCCGGCCATCGACCAGCCAGGCCTCACAAGGCGTCGGTGCCACGACCTGGTTGGCCAGCACGGCAGCCTCGGCAGCGAGGGTTGCCGATACCAGCGCCTGCGCATCGAAGGTGCCGGCTTGTTGCAGTGTCTCTACCCACTCATGCCCGGCATCAAGCCAGACCACAGCCCCATCGTCGAGGCGGTTGGCGCAGATCAGATGACAGTCATTCATCGAACATCTCCATGACTGGCAGCCCGGAAGCGCTTATCGTTGCAACCCTGCCGCGCCGTTCCGGTGCACATCAAATAAACCATACGCTTTCCATATTGTATGGATTTGTTAACAACTGTATGCCATGATATGCCTATGCGTATGGACTTACAACCGAGAGGAAGATCTATGCCTGTTGCCGGAGCGCCAGAAGAAGCGGCGCAAATGCGCTGGACAAAGCCTTTCAAGCCGAAGTCAGGCCCAAGATACATACAGATTGCAGATATGCTTGCAGAATCCATACAATCTGGAGTCTTGCAGGATGGCGAGCAAATTCCGCCGCAACGTGCACTGGCTGCGCACCTGGGCGTCGACCTGACCACGGTGACCCGCGCCTACGCCGAAGCGCGCGACCGTGGCCTGATTGCTTCCTACAGTGGCCGCGGGTCGTTCATCCTGGGTGCCCGACAAACAACCACCCTGGCAGGCATCGACCTGACCATGAACATCCCGCCGCAGCCGGCCAACGGCTCGATGGCTCAGTTGGTGAGCGCCGGGCTGGAACAGGCGCTGCAGCGCAACCGCATCGAAGCACTGTCGCTTTACCAGGACGAACCGGCCACCCGCTCGCTGCTGCAGGCCGCACAGGGCTGGCTGGAACCGGCACTGGGTGATCTGGACATGCGCGGCCTGGCGCTGTGCTCGGGGTCGCAGGCGGCCATCTTCGCCATCCTCAGCGCCCATGCCCGCGCGGGTGACGCCATTCTTTGCGACCCACTGACTTACCCGGCCTGCTGTTGGCCGCCCGGCAACTGGGGCTGCGCATTGTCGAGGTAGCCAGTGACGCCGACGGCATGCGCCCCGACCACCTGGAACAGGCTTTTCAGCAAAGCGGTGCGCGCCTGCTGTACCTCAACCCCACCTTCCACAACCCTACCGCGCACACCATGCCCGTAGCCCGGCGCCAGGCGATTGCCGAGGTGTTGCTCAAGCGCGGCATCACGCTGATCGAGGACGACCCGTACCGCTATCTGCTCGACGACGCGCCGGCACCCATCGCGTGCCTGACCGGGGGGGCCAACACGTACTACCTGGCGTCGCTGTCCAAGTGCCTGTGGCCAAGCTTGCGCACCGCCTTCGTGCTGCCACCGCGTGGCGATGACGGGCAAGGGCTGCTCAACGGCCTGCGTGCATCGAGCATGGGCTGTTCCGCCCTGCTGCTGGCGCTGGTCGAGCAATGGATTCGCGATGGCACCGCCAAGGGGTTGGTACAGGAAATCCAGCGCGAAGCCCGCGCCCGCCAGCACCTGGCGCGCACGCTGCTGAGCCATGAGTTCCAGGCGCACCCCACCGGGCTGCACGTATGGCTGCCACTACCCGCGCACTGGCAACAGGAGCGGTTCACCCATGCGTTGGATGATGTGGGGGTGAGCGTGGCAGGGGCGGATTCGTTCAGCGTGGCACCGCAAGGACCGGAAGCTGTGCGCCTCTCGCTGGGTGGAGCGCCAGACCAAGCAGTGCTGGGACAGGCCTTGCGCAAGGTGGAGGGGTTGTTGAAGGAAGATCGCCGACGTGGCGGGCGGGCGTTTGTGTAAGTACCCGCTGCAGGAAAAGTCCTACAAGTTGTTGCTGCAGCGAACTTTTTCTCCATTGCCTGTCTATGTGGGAGGCACAGAAAGGTAGCGGGACGCGAAAAAGGTTCGCCGACCACCTGCTGGCCAGATGGCTCAATTGTTATCAGAGGTTGGCTTCGCTCATGAAAATGCATGTCGCAAGGTTGATGCTGCTCGGCCTGTTCTCGTTCGCGGCGGTGGGCACGGCATCGGCAACACAAATGAAAGCAGCCGAGGCCGTGGCCCCTGCTGTTCAATCGCCCCTGCAGCCAGCCGGCAACCCCTGGTCGAGGGTGGCCAATGCGGCCGTTCTACAGCCGGCCACGCTGCTGGCGCATGATGACGACCGCTGGCACGACCACCGAAGCGACTGGCGCCGCGAACAGTGGCGGCGTGAACAAGCCCGGCGGGATCGGGAGCGTCGGCGCGACTGGGAACGGCGCCGTGACTGGGAGCGCCGCCATGAGCGGGCCATGCACCAGCGTCATTACGACGAACACCGTTATTACCGCCGCTGAAACTGACGCCCCCCTGTAGGAGCGGCCCAATCGCGACACAAGGCCGCTCCTGCACCGTCTGCGTCAGTCAGCCGGTTTGGCGACGTCCCCGGCCGCCTCGGCCTCCATTTTCAATCGGTCAGCCTTGCAAATGTACTTGGGCTTGCGCGGCGCCAGTTTGGCATTGGCCTTTTTGGCATGCGCCTCCAATAGCTGCTTGATCTTCTTACGACGGTTCATAGTCCACGGGGCCTGTCAGTGCGGTTTTGCTGGCAACATCATACCCGTGCAGCCTGCGCATTGCGCAGCACTTGCGCCAAACGCCTGAGCCCTTCGTCCAACTGGTCCGGGGCAACGTGGCTGAAATTCAGGCGCAGATGGCCGTGATGCCGGTCCGGTTCAGGGAAAAATGGCTCACCCGGCATAAATGCCACGTCCACCGCCAATGCGTCTGCCAATAGGGTGCGGGTATCCAGTGGCTGTTTCAGGGTCAGCCAGAAGAACAGCCCGCCATCCGGCTTGTGCCAGTCGGCCAGGTCGGCAAAATGCGCTTCCAGCGCCAACTGGAACGCATCCCTGCGCGTGCGGTAGTAGTCGCGCAAGGTCTTCAGGTGCAGCTGCAGCTTGTCGCTGCCCAGCCACTGCAGCACCTGCCACTGCCCCACCCGGTTGGTGTGCAGGTCGGCAGCCTGCTTGAGCCGCAACAAATGCGGGAACAGGTCGGGGCTGGCGATCAGGTAGCCCACCCGCAGGCCGGGGAGCAAGGTCTTGGACACCGTACCGGTGTAAATCCAGCTGGCGTTACGCAAGCGGCTGACGATCGGCTGGGCGCTGCCACCATCGAAGCTCAGCTCGCGATAGGGTTCGTCCTCGACCAACGTCACCCCGAACTCATCCAGCAAGGCCGCCACCGCGTCGCGCTTGGCTTCGCTGTAGCGCAGGCCCGAGGGGTTCTGGAACGTCGGGATCAAGTAAATGAAGGCCGGGCGATGGCGCTGCAGGCACCCGCGCAGTTGCGCCAGGTCCGGGCCATCGGCCTGCATCGGCAAGGCCAGGCAATCGGCGCCAAACAGCTGGAAGATCTGCAGCGCCGCCAGGTAGGTCGGCGCTTCGAGCATGATCTGCGTGCCTTGGTCGATGTACAGCTTGGCCGCAAGGTCCAGGGCCTGTTGCGAACCACTCACCACCAACACCTGGCTGGCCTGACAGTCAATCCCCAGTGCCCGTGCTTCGGCCGCCAGTGCTTCGCGCAGGGCCGGCTCGCCCTCGCTCATGCCGTACTGGCCCATGTTGACCGGCATGTCGGCCCAGTCGACCTTGGGCAACATCGCTTCGGCCGGCAAACCGCCAGCGAACGACATCACCCCAGGGCGCTGGGCAGCGGCGAGGATTTCACGGATCAGGGAACTCTTGAGGCGCGTGACACGTTCAGAGAAAGCCATGGGGATCACCGGTAGCAAGGCAGAAGGAAAATACGTCAAACTATTTGACCGAAATTACGCTGCCACCCGTGGATTAGTCAATATGATTGACCTTAAAAACCCTGCCTCCCAGCAACAGGCGATGGAGGCCTTTTTCTTCGGCTACCAGGCGTTCACCGCCAAGGCCGACGAAATGCTCGAACGCCGTGGCCTGGGCCGGGTGCATCAACGCATCGTGTTCTTCATCGCGCGCTATCCGAACCTGAGCGTGAAGGACTTGCTGGCCTTGCTTGGGGTCAGCAAGCAAGCGCTGAACATGCCAATGCGCCAGTTGACGGAAATGCGCCTGGTGGAGAGTGCGGCCTGCGAGGCCGACAAACGCAAGCGCTTGCTGGCCCTGACCGAGGAAGGCGCGCGCCTGGAGCAGATGCTGCGGCGCGAGCAGGTGAAGTTGCTGGAGCGGGTGTTCGCAGAAGCCGGGGAAGACGCTGTGAATGGCTGGCTGGCAGTGAACACGGCGCTGGGCAAAAGCCAGATGGCTACTGCCTGAACACGCCTGGCGGCACTTGCGCCGGCCAGGCGCTCAGCCCTGCCAGGCGCAGGCTCAGAAACTGTACTTGGTACTGAGCATCACATTGCGCGGCTCGCCATAGAACCCGGTGTAAAAGGTCGGGTCCAGCGCGCTGAGGTATTTCTTGTCGAACAGGTTGTTCACGTTAACGGTCGCCGTCAGGTGCTGGGTGACGTCATAACGCGCCATCAGGTTGAACACCGCGTATTGGCCCTGGGTCGCCTTGACCGTATGGCCAATCTGCCACGGCGCATCAGTCAGGCTCAGGCCGCTTTGCCAGTTCATGCCGCCACCCACGGTCAGGCGATCAAGCTCGCCCGGCAGGCGGTAGGTGGTCCACAGTTTGACCATGTTCGCCGGGGCGATGGTGTTGATACGCTCATGGTCCGCATCCTTGGTCAGGCTGTGGCTGTAACTTGCAGTGACGTTCCAGCCGGGCGTGATCTCGCCGAAGACTTCCAGGTCGATACCCCGCGTGGTGGCACCGGACACCGCCTTGTAAGCGCGCTCGCGATCGGTCCCTTCGACGAAGCCGCCACTGAGCACACCCAGGTTGTCCTGCTTGATCTGGTAAAGGGCAATGGCTGTATTGACACGCCCGTCCAGCAGCTCGCTTTTCAGGCCGATTTCATAGTTGTCGCCTTCGCGCGGCTCAAGCGTGGCGCCACTGCTGTCGCGTAGCGACTGTGGCTTGTAGATCTTGGTGTAGCTGGCATACACCGAATGCTGTGCATTCAGGTCGTAGACCACACCCGCGTAGGGCGTGACAAAACCGGATTCGCGGGTGGCCTGATGGTTGGTCGAACGGGTGTAGGGCGCGTTGTAGATGGCCTTTTTCTTGTAGCTGTAATCGCCGACACGGGCGCCCAAGATCAGTGACAGGTCGTCGGTCGGCTTGAAACGCGCCACCATGTACGCAGCATCCTGGCGGATGGTGGTGTCATCGTTCATCAGTTTGCCCACCGAGACCGGGCGGTCGGTGTTGTTGTCCCAGTCGTAGATATTGACCGGCTTCATTTCCAGGTCATCGTCGTCCGGGTTACTGTAGTCGTGAAACGCCGAGCCGCTCACACCGGCCAACAGCTCGTGCTGGCGCCCCAGCAACTGGAACGGCCCCTGAACGATGGCATCGATACCCAACTGACGTTGCGAGCCATAGCCGTCGCCGCCATACAGGTAAGCACCCTCCCCGGTTTGCTTGTTGGGGAAACCGCCACTGGCGGACGCCAGCGAGTAGTCACGGGTGCTGTACATGTTGTTTACCGACACCTTCAGCTTCCAGTCGTTGACCAGGTCTTGTTCCAGGGTGGCGAAGGTATTGAGGGTGTCCTGCTGGCGATAGCTCCAGCGCGAGGCCGCATTGGTCGAGCGCGAGAAATCGGTCTGCTCGCCGTCATCGTAGAACAGCGGGAAGCTGGCGAACGAAACCCCACGCGGGTCGTTTTTCTGGTAGTCGAAGCCTACCGTCAGCAGGATGCTGTCGCTGAGGTCCGCTTCGAGGATGCCGTAATAGGTCTGTTTTTCCTGCTGGTAATGGTCGATGTAGCTGTTGCCCTGCTGGTAAGCCACCACGGCACGGCCACGCAGGCGGGCGTCGGCGGTCAGTGGGCCGGATAGATCGACTTCGCTTCGATAGGTGTCCCAAGACCCCGCTCCGGCGCTGACAGCACCTTGGAAGTTTGCCGTCGGACGCTTGCGGATCAGGTTAACGCTGCCCGACGGGTCGCCGGCCCCGGTCATCAGCCCGGTGGCACCGCGAACGATTTCGACTCGGTCATAGATGGACGTGTCGATCATGCTCTGCGGGCTGGCACTGGTCTGCACGATCAGGGTGGTGGGGATACCGTCAAACTGGTAGTTGTCGATCGAATAGCCACGCGAGTAGATGTTCACCCGCTCGCTGTCGATGTTCTGCACGTTCAGGCCAGGGGTTTGCTTGAGCACGTCACTGAGGGTGTTCAGTTGCTGGTCTTCGATGCGCTGGCGCGTCATCACGCTGACGGTCTGCGGGGTTTCGCGCAGCGACAACGCCAGTTTGGTCGAACTGTTGCTGGAACCGGTGGTGTAGGAGCCGGTTCCTTCCGTGACAGCCCCCAGGCCCGCCGCGTCGATGTTGGTTGCACCAAGCTCCATGGCCCCACTGCTGTCGGCCCTGGCCAATACGTAGCGCTTCTCCCGGCCTGCACGACGCGCAGGCCGCTACCTTGGAGCAGGCGGGCAAAGCCCTGCTCCAGCTCATAGTCACCTTGCAGGCCGGGCGAGCGCAGGCCGGCAGTGTCTTGCGAACTGAAGGTGATCATGACCCCGCTCGCGGCGGCGAACTGGCTGAGCGATGCCGCCAGGCTGCCAGCCGGAATGTCGTAGGCGATGGCCCAGGCGGGCGTGACCACCAACAACGAGCCGGTCAGGCTCAGGGCAAGAAGTGAGGGACGTACGAGCATGAAGGGGATCCTGAAAAGGTTGGCAATAACTGCGACTGATGCGCATGTGCAGGTAGAGCCGAAACAGGAAAGAAAAACTGTTACCCCTCCACGCGAAATATTTTCAGGCCGCCCTGCCCTCTACCCGCACCCAATAGCGCGTCAGGCGCCGCAGCCTTACCGGCAGGGAGTCCTCCAGGTTGGCCAGTACACCCTCGCTGTCATCCAGCAGGAATGTGCCCGACAGTCGCAACCCAGCGACCTCCGGTGCACAGCCCAGATAGCCGTGTCGATAACGGGAAAGCTCCGCCACGACGTCTTCCAGCCGCCAATCGACCACCACCAGCATGCCTTGCGTCCACGCCGAACCCTGCGCCACGGCCGGCAGCAACGGCCCCGCAGTGTCAGCGGTAAAACTCACTGCCTGGCCTGCCTCGGCGCGCAAGGTTTGACCAATGGCCAGCCGTGGCTGAACCTCGACAGCATGGGCCTCCACCGTGACCCGGGAAATGCCCGCCCCCTGGCGTACCGTAAAGCGCGTGCCCAAGGCCAGCACACGGCCTTCGGCTGTTAGTACGCTGAGCGGGCGCGTATCCTTGGCCGTCTCGACCAGGATTTCGCCTTGGTGCAACACGATCAGCCGCTGCGTGCCATCGAACTGCACATCGGCCCGCGAGTCGGTGTCCAGCACCAGCCGGCTGCCGTCGGCCAAGGTGAAGTGGCGGCGCTGCCCTACCCGCGTGCTGTAGTCCGCGCCCCAGGGCGAGACCTGATAGCCCCGCCAGCCGACGACCCCCACACCCAGCAGCATGGCCAGCATCTTAACGGCGGCGCGGCGCTGTTGCCGTGCCTGTTCGAGCGTTGTCCCCGCCAGGCCTGCCGGGGCCTGGCCCAAGCGTTGCTGCAGTTGCTCGATGCGCTGCCAGGCCTGGGCATGCTGCGGGTCCGCCGCCAGCCATGCCTGCCACTCGCGGCGTGTAGTGTCGCTGACCGCACTGTCATGCAACCGCACATACCAGTCCACTGCCTGGGCCAGGGTGCGCTTCATGCTTCTTCCAGCAGCAGGCAGTGCATCAGGCCTCTGGCCAGATGCTTGCGCACCGTGCTGACCGAAACCCCACAGCGATCGGCGGCTTTTTCGTAGCTGAGCCCATCGAGTTGCACGGCAAGGAAAATCTGCCGGGTACGCGCACCCAGGCCATCGAGCATGCGGTCGATGGCCAGCAGGCTGTCGAGGATCAGCGCGCGGGTCTCGGCCGAAGGCGCGTGCAGTTCCGGGCGCGCCATCAGTGCATCGAGGTAGGCCTGCTCCAGGCTGCGGCGCCGATACAGGTCGATGACCAGGCCACGGGCGATGGTCGCCAGGTACCTGCGGGGTTCCTGCAGGGTGCCGGATGAGCGTGCCAGAAGCACACGGACGAACGTGTCCTGGGCAAGGTCCGCTGCATCGGCGGAGTTGCTCAGCCGATGGCGCAACCAACCGCGCAGCCAGCTGTTGTGGTCACGGTAAAGGGCGTGAAGATGCGCGTGGGGTGCTGCGTCAGAGGCCGTTGTGGACATGCCTTCTCCCTGCCGGCAGTGATGCAAATAAGAATTTGTCTCGATTGTATTGATAAGCCTTCGCCTTGGGAAGCCAGCGCCCAAGCCATGTTCATCACCGTGTTGACGCTATTTTCACAGTCAACCGATTAGCGTCACGCCTTTTCCGGCCACAGGCACATCTGCTGGCCGCCAAGGTACGACGAGGCATACGTGTCACACACTACATC
Protein-coding regions in this window:
- a CDS encoding MarR family winged helix-turn-helix transcriptional regulator gives rise to the protein MIDLKNPASQQQAMEAFFFGYQAFTAKADEMLERRGLGRVHQRIVFFIARYPNLSVKDLLALLGVSKQALNMPMRQLTEMRLVESAACEADKRKRLLALTEEGARLEQMLRREQVKLLERVFAEAGEDAVNGWLAVNTALGKSQMATA
- a CDS encoding PLP-dependent aminotransferase family protein, with amino-acid sequence MAFSERVTRLKSSLIREILAAAQRPGVMSFAGGLPAEAMLPKVDWADMPVNMGQYGMSEGEPALREALAAEARALGIDCQASQVLVVSGSQQALDLAAKLYIDQGTQIMLEAPTYLAALQIFQLFGADCLALPMQADGPDLAQLRGCLQRHRPAFIYLIPTFQNPSGLRYSEAKRDAVAALLDEFGVTLVEDEPYRELSFDGGSAQPIVSRLRNASWIYTGTVSKTLLPGLRVGYLIASPDLFPHLLRLKQAADLHTNRVGQWQVLQWLGSDKLQLHLKTLRDYYRTRRDAFQLALEAHFADLADWHKPDGGLFFWLTLKQPLDTRTLLADALAVDVAFMPGEPFFPEPDRHHGHLRLNFSHVAPDQLDEGLRRLAQVLRNAQAARV
- a CDS encoding TonB-dependent siderophore receptor, whose amino-acid sequence is MELGATNIDAAGLGAVTEGTGSYTTGSSNSSTKLALSLRETPQTVSVMTRQRIEDQQLNTLSDVLKQTPGLNVQNIDSERVNIYSRGYSIDNYQFDGIPTTLIVQTSASPQSMIDTSIYDRVEIVRGATGLMTGAGDPSGSVNLIRKRPTANFQGAVSAGAGSWDTYRSEVDLSGPLTADARLRGRAVVAYQQGNSYIDHYQQEKQTYYGILEADLSDSILLTVGFDYQKNDPRGVSFASFPLFYDDGEQTDFSRSTNAASRWSYRQQDTLNTFATLEQDLVNDWKLKVSVNNMYSTRDYSLASASGGFPNKQTGEGAYLYGGDGYGSQRQLGIDAIVQGPFQLLGRQHELLAGVSGSAFHDYSNPDDDDLEMKPVNIYDWDNNTDRPVSVGKLMNDDTTIRQDAAYMVARFKPTDDLSLILGARVGDYSYKKKAIYNAPYTRSTNHQATRESGFVTPYAGVVYDLNAQHSVYASYTKIYKPQSLRDSSGATLEPREGDNYEIGLKSELLDGRVNTAIALYQIKQDNLGVLSGGFVEGTDRERAYKAVSGATTRGIDLEVFGEITPGWNVTASYSHSLTKDADHERINTIAPANMVKLWTTYRLPGELDRLTVGGGMNWQSGLSLTDAPWQIGHTVKATQGQYAVFNLMARYDVTQHLTATVNVNNLFDKKYLSALDPTFYTGFYGEPRNVMLSTKYSF
- a CDS encoding DUF2986 domain-containing protein; its protein translation is MNRRKKIKQLLEAHAKKANAKLAPRKPKYICKADRLKMEAEAAGDVAKPAD
- a CDS encoding DUF934 domain-containing protein, giving the protein MLVDHEGQVQTDNWRYPSSDALPTFAARTVLQPQQWDDYHMRFGQPAEGLWLAADQDPAQVRALLGQLTLIVIEFAKSRDGRGFTLARLLRERHGFTGDLRAAGPLLPDQFAMLLQCGFTSALVSPSVPAQRWHAAAASHRQARPRTLLQRLSQRSEA
- a CDS encoding sigma-70 family RNA polymerase sigma factor → MSTTASDAAPHAHLHALYRDHNSWLRGWLRHRLSNSADAADLAQDTFVRVLLARSSGTLQEPRRYLATIARGLVIDLYRRRSLEQAYLDALMARPELHAPSAETRALILDSLLAIDRMLDGLGARTRQIFLAVQLDGLSYEKAADRCGVSVSTVRKHLARGLMHCLLLEEA
- a CDS encoding FecR domain-containing protein, with translation MKRTLAQAVDWYVRLHDSAVSDTTRREWQAWLAADPQHAQAWQRIEQLQQRLGQAPAGLAGTTLEQARQQRRAAVKMLAMLLGVGVVGWRGYQVSPWGADYSTRVGQRRHFTLADGSRLVLDTDSRADVQFDGTQRLIVLHQGEILVETAKDTRPLSVLTAEGRVLALGTRFTVRQGAGISRVTVEAHAVEVQPRLAIGQTLRAEAGQAVSFTADTAGPLLPAVAQGSAWTQGMLVVVDWRLEDVVAELSRYRHGYLGCAPEVAGLRLSGTFLLDDSEGVLANLEDSLPVRLRRLTRYWVRVEGRAA
- a CDS encoding PLP-dependent aminotransferase family protein encodes the protein MRPTDLPGLLLAARQLGLRIVEVASDADGMRPDHLEQAFQQSGARLLYLNPTFHNPTAHTMPVARRQAIAEVLLKRGITLIEDDPYRYLLDDAPAPIACLTGGANTYYLASLSKCLWPSLRTAFVLPPRGDDGQGLLNGLRASSMGCSALLLALVEQWIRDGTAKGLVQEIQREARARQHLARTLLSHEFQAHPTGLHVWLPLPAHWQQERFTHALDDVGVSVAGADSFSVAPQGPEAVRLSLGGAPDQAVLGQALRKVEGLLKEDRRRGGRAFV
- a CDS encoding GntR family transcriptional regulator, which encodes MLAESIQSGVLQDGEQIPPQRALAAHLGVDLTTVTRAYAEARDRGLIASYSGRGSFILGARQTTTLAGIDLTMNIPPQPANGSMAQLVSAGLEQALQRNRIEALSLYQDEPATRSLLQAAQGWLEPALGDLDMRGLALCSGSQAAIFAILSAHARAGDAILCDPLTYPACCWPPGNWGCALSR